The Phytohabitans houttuyneae genome has a segment encoding these proteins:
- a CDS encoding putative baseplate assembly protein, with the protein MSDAVWWERAAAGGEARGVPGPGPSGGQPELVEATRERVRAEIARRLPAYTPDWTNPDRADAGVALVRLFGAQAEPVLRRLNRLPEKLLAAHLGIAGVRPLPATPATALLQFTVTPPGGESVLVPAGFQASAAPAPGTASAPGEQVVFETERDLYATPATLGAVAVAESDRLALVPGAASGQGRPFAAFGARPRPGNALWIGLAGGAAPYPLLSIGLVLAGPGAPPAPLLRWEILDGGRYLPAEVSRDGTGGLTASGVVELRLPRTWRPARPPGPRPLPELRWLRVTVAHGAFAVPPLVASVRLNLVPSTAVRTVRDEVPQTVQGGPADGRTRMRLTQVPIVPGSVVVAVEGDAEGDVFGTTTLAPTRWREVPSLAGCGLDERVFTVAHATGELTFGDGVNGARVPLGFRNVMAESYRVGGGAAGGVRAGQVTSLVTSLAFVTGVTNPFPADPGADAEPVAETLRRGPEQLAARGRAVTPADYALLALRAPGALVARAHGVPGLDPARLGVPQPGVVGVLVVPGGPAATESDQPPVPDQRTLRAVADHLTAVAAPAGVRVAAGAPRYQRVAVEAWLVLDPARERAGVLARAADDLTTYLHPVRGDHPFGAPIRYVTLVRRLLAVPGVRAVPRLRLVVDGVAAPPCADQPLRPHALPWPARPLLVPVSPGGTA; encoded by the coding sequence ATGAGCGACGCGGTGTGGTGGGAGCGGGCCGCCGCGGGCGGGGAGGCCCGCGGCGTGCCCGGGCCGGGGCCGAGCGGCGGGCAGCCGGAGCTCGTCGAGGCGACCCGCGAGCGGGTGCGGGCGGAGATCGCGCGGCGGCTGCCCGCGTACACGCCGGACTGGACCAACCCGGACCGCGCCGACGCCGGCGTCGCGCTCGTGCGCCTCTTCGGCGCGCAGGCCGAGCCGGTGCTGCGCCGCCTCAACCGGCTGCCGGAGAAGCTGCTCGCCGCGCACCTCGGCATCGCCGGCGTACGACCGCTGCCGGCCACGCCCGCGACCGCGCTGCTCCAGTTCACCGTGACCCCGCCCGGCGGCGAGTCGGTGCTCGTGCCGGCCGGCTTCCAGGCCAGCGCCGCACCCGCGCCGGGTACCGCGAGCGCCCCCGGCGAGCAGGTCGTCTTCGAGACCGAGCGGGACCTTTACGCCACGCCGGCAACGCTCGGCGCGGTCGCCGTCGCCGAGTCGGACCGGCTCGCCCTGGTACCCGGCGCCGCGAGCGGGCAGGGCCGGCCGTTCGCCGCGTTCGGCGCCCGTCCCCGCCCCGGCAACGCGCTGTGGATCGGGCTGGCCGGCGGCGCCGCACCGTACCCGCTGCTCTCCATCGGCCTGGTCCTCGCCGGACCCGGCGCGCCGCCCGCGCCCCTGCTGCGGTGGGAGATCCTGGACGGCGGCCGCTACCTGCCCGCCGAGGTCTCCCGCGACGGCACCGGAGGGCTGACCGCCTCCGGCGTCGTCGAGCTGCGGCTGCCGCGCACGTGGCGCCCGGCCCGCCCGCCGGGCCCGCGCCCGCTGCCCGAGCTGCGGTGGCTGCGGGTGACCGTCGCGCACGGCGCCTTCGCGGTGCCGCCGCTGGTGGCGTCCGTGCGGCTCAACCTGGTGCCCTCCACCGCCGTGCGCACGGTCCGCGACGAGGTGCCCCAGACCGTCCAAGGTGGACCCGCCGACGGCCGTACCCGGATGCGCCTCACCCAGGTCCCGATCGTGCCGGGCAGCGTCGTCGTCGCGGTCGAGGGAGACGCCGAAGGCGACGTGTTCGGCACGACCACCCTGGCGCCGACCCGGTGGCGGGAGGTGCCGAGCCTGGCCGGGTGCGGGCTGGACGAGCGCGTCTTCACGGTGGCGCACGCGACCGGCGAGCTCACCTTCGGCGACGGCGTCAACGGCGCCCGGGTCCCGCTCGGCTTCCGCAACGTCATGGCCGAGAGCTACCGCGTCGGCGGCGGCGCGGCCGGCGGTGTCCGCGCCGGGCAGGTGACGTCGCTGGTCACCTCGCTGGCCTTCGTGACCGGCGTGACAAACCCGTTTCCGGCCGATCCGGGCGCCGACGCCGAGCCGGTCGCCGAGACCCTGCGCCGCGGCCCCGAGCAGCTCGCCGCCCGCGGCCGGGCCGTCACCCCGGCGGACTACGCGCTGCTCGCCCTCCGCGCGCCCGGCGCGCTGGTCGCCCGCGCACACGGGGTACCCGGACTCGACCCCGCCCGCCTCGGCGTCCCGCAGCCCGGCGTCGTCGGCGTGCTCGTCGTGCCCGGCGGGCCGGCCGCCACGGAGTCCGACCAGCCGCCGGTGCCGGACCAGCGCACGCTCCGCGCGGTCGCCGACCACCTCACCGCCGTCGCCGCGCCCGCCGGGGTGCGGGTCGCCGCCGGGGCGCCGCGGTACCAGCGGGTGGCCGTCGAGGCGTGGCTCGTGCTCGACCCGGCCCGCGAACGCGCCGGCGTGCTCGCCCGCGCCGCCGACGACCTGACCACCTACCTGCACCCGGTGCGCGGCGACCACCCGTTCGGCGCCCCGATCCGCTACGTGACGCTGGTGCGGCGCCTGCTCGCCGTCCCGGGGGTACGCGCCGTGCCGAGGCTCCGCCTCGTCGTCGACGGCGTCGCCGCACCGCCGTGCGCCGACCAGCCGCTGCGCCCCCACGCGCTGCCCTGGCCGGCCCGGCCGCTGCTCGTCCCGGTGAGCCCCGGAGGTACGGCATGA